A genomic stretch from Oreochromis aureus strain Israel breed Guangdong linkage group 17, ZZ_aureus, whole genome shotgun sequence includes:
- the kdm7aa gene encoding lysine-specific demethylase 7A gives MAAAPLYCVCRQPYDVSRFMIECDICKDWFHGSCVQVEEHHAVDIDVYHCPNCDVVHGPSLMKKRNNWHRHDYTEPDDGSKPVQAGTSVFIKELQNRTFPSAEEILIRMKGELVTTRYLERHGFNYPIAITEMEGLGLKLPPSTFSVKDVEQYVGGNKVIDVIDVARQADSKMKLSEFIKYFTNPHRPKVLNLISLEFSDTKMAKLVEVPDVAQKLSWVENYWPDDSFFPKPFVQKYCLMGVKDSYTDFHIDFGGTSVWYHVLWGEKVFYLIKPTLTNLALYEAWSSSPNQSEVFFGDKVDKCYKCIVPQGTTLLIPTGWIHAVLTSQDCMAFGGNFLHNLNIGMQLRCYEMERRLKTPDLFKFPYFEAICWYVAKNLLDLLKELREDNCPPPTYLVDGVKALISALKTWLKREVNEPTSEVPDNIRPNHLIKELTKEIRYLEEEPVGGSKPVKSQGSGVPLGSNGCLSTRATLERLCQARRARRAARQLREQQRHAPKLPTNLDILEQHTRDVLKRLEVGPLEEDPAFGAKVHAKFNKVSTASAAAAAESLEDNHIRLMLVNGRIIRDLRRPGSSSPVKSEGEGLSVGPPKGCMDVKFERTHDIHEQHSTAEKSALLRGLERMKTELRDEVSGHSSVSDVESDSDFPTEHKESSSSSSSSDEDSESSQDEEDEDEQQTGSGHIKLDQSGEKLRHKHKPLKRERPTSPSTAEAIQGMLSMAGLLCSSKSETADSLQESWWPSPLEQAQHQRRLQGDKSPIDSQGNSSSEAWDNQGLPSPEMDYQYCDPSMSPPLHPSKRHAPNPPPISNQATKGKRPKKGMATAKQRLGKILKLSRHNRVFV, from the exons CTGTGTACAGGTAGAAGAGCACCATGCTGTGGATATTGATGTTTACCACTGTCCCAACTGTGATGTCGTACACGGACCCTCCCTGA TGAAAAAGCGCAACAACTGGCACAGGCATGACTACACAGAGCCAGATGATGGATCGAAGCCGGTGCAGGCTGGCACCTCAGTGTTTATCAAGGAGCTCCAAAACAGGACATTCCCCAG TGCTGAGGAGATTCTGATACGGATGAAGGGCGAGCTGGTGACTACCAGGTACTTGGAGAGGCATGGCTTCAACTACCCCATAGCGATCACCGAAATGGAGGGTCTGGGTCTGAAACTACCCCCCTCTACTTTTTCTGTCAAAGATGTGGAGCAGTATGTGG GTGGTAACAAAGTCATCGATGTGATAGATGTGGCACGGCAGGCGGACAGCAAGATGAAGCTCAGCGAGTTTATCAAGTATTTCACCAATCCCCATCGACCCAAAGTCCTCAACCTCATCAGCCTGGAGTTCTCTGACACGAA GATGGCAAAGCTGGTGGAGGTTCCTGATGTGGCTCAGAAGTTGTCCTGGGTTGAGAACTACTGGCCAGACGACTCCTTCTTCCCTAAACCCTTTGTCCAGAAGTACTGCCTTATGGGGGTCAAAGACAGCTACACAGATTTCCACATAGACTTTGGAGGCACCTCTGTCTGGTATCATGTTCTTTGG GGTGAGAAAGTCTTCTACTTGATCAAGCCCACCCTCACCAATCTTGCACTATATGAGGCATGGAGCTCCTCGCCCAATCAGAGCGAAGTGTTCTTTGGGGACAAAGTGGATAAGTGTTACAAGTGTATTGTACCCCAAGGAACCACGCTGCTCATCCCTACAG GCTGGATCCACGCTGTTCTCACCTCTCAGGATTGCATGGCATTTGGAGGGAACTTCCTTCACAACCTCAATATTGGCATGCAGCTCAG GTGTTATGAGATGGAGCGTCGTCTGAAAACCCCAGACCTCTTTAAGTTTCCCTATTTTGAGGCCATCTGTTGGTATGTGGCAAAGAACCTCCTGGATTTGCTAAAAG AGCTTCGAGAGGACAACTGTCCTCCACCGACCTACCTAGTGGATGGAGTCAAGGCTTTAATCAGTGCACTGAAGacttggttgaaaagagag GTGAACGAACCCACCAGCGAGGTACCAGACAATATCAGGCCGAACCATCTCATTAAAGAGCTGACCAAGGAAATCCGCTACCTAGAG GAGGAACCAGTGGGTGGTAGCAAGCCAGTGAAATCTCAGGGAAGTGGAGTACCTTTGGGATCAAACGGCTGCCTGTCCACCCGAGCCACGCTGGAGAGGCTGTGCCAGGCACGGCGAGCTCGAAGGGCTGCCAGGCAACTGAGGGAGCAGCAGCGCCATGCGCCCAAGCTACCCACTAACTTGGACATCTTAGAGCAGCACACCAGGGATGTGCTGAAGAGGCTGGAGGTCGGGCCACTGGAGGAG GATCCTGCGTTTGGTGCCAAGGTTCACGCAAAGTTCAACAAAGTGTCAACTGCATcggcagctgctgctgcagagtcTTTGGAAGACAACCACATACGGCTGATGCTGGTAAACGGAAGAATCATCAG agaTTTGAGGCGACCGGGAAGCAGCAGCCCTGTAAAGTCCGAAGGTGAGGGACTGTCTGTTGGCCCACCCAAGGGTTGCATGGACGTGAAGTTTGAGAGGACGCATGACATTCACGAGCAGCATAGCACAGCTGAGAAATCCGCACTCCTCA GAGGTCTGGAGAGGATGAAGACTGAACTCAGGGATGAAGTCTCAGGACACTCCAGTGTGTCAGACGTCGAGTCAGACAGCGACTTTCCCACAGAG CATAAAGagtcatcatcatcgtcatcgtcTTCTGACGAGGACTCTGAGAGCTCCCAGGATGAAGAGGACGAGGACGAGCAGCAGACAGGCTCAGGGCACATAAAGCTGGACCAGTCTGGCGAGAAACTcaggcacaaacacaaaccactCAAACG AGAACGTCCTACCTCACCCAGCACAGCAGAGGCCATTCAGGGGATGCTGTCTATGGCTGGTCTGCTGTGCTCCTCCAAGTCGGAGACGGCAGACTCGCTCCAGGAGTCCTGGTGGCCCAGCCCGCTGGAACAGGCGCAGCACCAGCGCCGACTGCAGGGGGACAAGAGCCCGATAGACAGCCAGGGCAACAGCAGCAGCGAGGCCTGGGACAATCAGGGGCTCCCCAGCCCAGAGATGGACTACCAGTACTGTGACCCCTCAATGTCTCCACCTCTGCACCCCTCCAAGAGGCACGCCCCGAACCCTCCACCAATCAGCAATCAGGCCACAAAAG